Proteins from one Legionella taurinensis genomic window:
- a CDS encoding YggS family pyridoxal phosphate-dependent enzyme: protein MTIAERLHLIQQQVADTARVYQRDPREICILAVSKGQPASAIQEAFAAGVSDIGENYWQEAREKLNALKHLPLTWHYIGPLQSNKAKDIASHFDWVHSVEREKIACLLSQARPLDRPPLNVCIQINLDREDSKSGIEPAKAAGLIERIHHLPSLRVRGFMAIPRPLAAEEEQYASFQRLATLLQETNQRLHLQMDTLSMGMSDDLKAAIRAGSTLVRIGRAIFGERPKTGKNE, encoded by the coding sequence ATGACGATTGCCGAACGCCTACACCTTATTCAGCAGCAGGTCGCTGACACAGCCAGGGTCTATCAACGCGACCCGCGGGAGATTTGTATACTGGCGGTCAGCAAGGGACAGCCCGCCAGTGCAATCCAGGAAGCCTTTGCAGCCGGCGTGAGCGACATCGGCGAAAATTACTGGCAGGAAGCCCGCGAGAAACTCAATGCCCTTAAGCATCTGCCGCTGACCTGGCATTACATTGGCCCCCTGCAAAGCAATAAAGCGAAGGACATCGCCAGCCATTTTGACTGGGTTCACAGCGTTGAGAGAGAAAAAATCGCCTGCCTTCTGTCGCAGGCGCGGCCACTCGATAGGCCGCCGCTCAATGTCTGCATCCAGATTAATCTCGACAGAGAAGACAGCAAATCCGGCATTGAGCCTGCGAAAGCTGCTGGCTTGATTGAACGCATACATCACTTGCCGAGCCTGCGTGTCCGTGGATTTATGGCCATTCCCCGACCACTGGCCGCTGAAGAGGAACAGTATGCCAGCTTCCAGCGGCTCGCCACCTTGCTTCAGGAAACCAATCAACGCCTGCACTTGCAGATGGATACCTTATCGATGGGCATGAGTGATGATTTAAAAGCCGCCATACGTGCCGGCAGTACTTTAGTCCGCATTGGCCGGGCCATTTTTGGCGAACGCCCCAAAACAGGAAAGAATGAATGA
- the rpoZ gene encoding DNA-directed RNA polymerase subunit omega, whose product MARVTVEDCLEHVANRFELVMVATKRARQIAVRGEQPMVDWENDKPTVVALREIAAGLVTPEILEKD is encoded by the coding sequence ATGGCACGTGTAACGGTAGAAGATTGTTTAGAGCACGTAGCAAATCGTTTTGAATTGGTCATGGTGGCTACAAAACGTGCACGCCAAATCGCAGTCCGCGGCGAGCAGCCAATGGTGGATTGGGAAAATGACAAACCCACTGTGGTTGCCTTAAGAGAAATCGCTGCCGGATTAGTCACGCCTGAGATTCTCGAAAAAGACTAA
- a CDS encoding YggT family protein codes for MTGLVTVGYYLVSLFFSLILLLLWARIFLRYFRISALHPISQGINGLLNPIIGPVERLVYRKQPAPKRYDWITLLFVIAVELIKFFLIGLIVYGAIMPFSYLLLFTAADLVVQPLNLLFFMVLIRALMSWINPQWHHPAGEVLAVMTNPLLALGRRIIPDISGFDFSPIIIMIIIKVITLFISASMPLPIL; via the coding sequence ATGACAGGCCTTGTAACCGTAGGGTATTACCTTGTCAGTCTGTTTTTTTCATTAATCCTGTTACTGTTATGGGCACGTATTTTTTTACGCTATTTCCGCATCAGCGCCCTGCATCCCATAAGCCAGGGAATCAACGGATTGCTCAATCCAATCATCGGCCCGGTGGAGCGTCTGGTCTACAGAAAGCAGCCAGCCCCCAAACGCTATGACTGGATTACACTGCTGTTTGTCATTGCCGTGGAATTGATTAAATTCTTTTTGATAGGCCTCATCGTCTATGGCGCCATCATGCCCTTTTCCTATCTGCTTCTTTTTACCGCCGCCGATCTTGTCGTACAGCCGCTTAATCTTTTGTTTTTTATGGTGCTTATCCGGGCGCTCATGAGCTGGATCAACCCGCAATGGCATCATCCGGCAGGGGAAGTGCTGGCGGTGATGACCAATCCTTTACTGGCGTTGGGACGGAGGATCATCCCTGACATTTCCGGTTTTGATTTCTCACCCATTATCATCATGATTATCATCAAGGTCATTACCCTGTTCATCAGCGCCTCCATGCCTTTACCGATTCTTTAG
- a CDS encoding type IV pilus twitching motility protein PilT, with product MDIAELLAFSVKNNSSDLHLSAGLPPMIRVDGDLRRINVPALEHKDVIKIIYDIMNDKQRKEFEEHLETDFSFEILNLARFRVNAFTQSRGAGAVFRTIPSKILSMEDLGLPPVFAEMASYPKGLVLVTGPTGSGKSTTLAAVIDYINSSRYEHILTVEDPIEFVHNSKKCLVNQREVHRDTHSFNAALRSALREDPDIILVGELRDLETIRLAMTAAETGHLVFGTLHTNSATKTINRIIDVFPGEEKSMIRSMLSESLMAVVAQSLLKKVGGGRVAALEIMICNSAIRNLIREDKVAQMYSSIQTGQAKGMQTLDQHLTQLVHDNLIAKHTARDVAINKTLF from the coding sequence ATGGATATTGCCGAGTTGTTAGCGTTTTCAGTTAAAAATAATTCCTCGGATCTGCATTTATCAGCAGGATTGCCCCCGATGATTCGCGTCGACGGCGATTTGCGACGGATTAACGTGCCGGCTCTGGAGCATAAAGATGTCATTAAAATCATTTATGACATCATGAATGACAAGCAGCGCAAGGAATTCGAGGAGCACCTTGAAACCGACTTTTCATTTGAAATTCTCAACCTTGCCCGTTTCAGGGTGAACGCGTTTACCCAGTCACGCGGTGCCGGTGCGGTATTCAGGACCATTCCTTCCAAAATTTTAAGCATGGAAGATTTGGGATTGCCGCCGGTCTTTGCCGAAATGGCCAGTTACCCCAAAGGGCTGGTGTTGGTCACAGGACCGACTGGCTCGGGGAAGAGTACCACGCTCGCGGCGGTCATCGATTACATCAATTCCAGCCGCTACGAGCACATCCTGACGGTTGAGGATCCCATTGAATTCGTTCACAACAGCAAGAAATGCCTGGTCAACCAGCGGGAAGTGCACCGCGATACCCACAGTTTCAATGCGGCCCTGCGTTCAGCCCTGCGTGAAGACCCCGACATCATCCTGGTGGGGGAGTTGCGGGATTTGGAAACCATTCGTCTGGCCATGACTGCGGCAGAAACCGGACATCTGGTTTTTGGCACCCTGCACACCAACTCGGCCACCAAAACCATCAACCGGATCATTGACGTCTTCCCTGGCGAAGAAAAATCCATGATTCGCTCGATGTTATCTGAGTCGCTAATGGCCGTGGTGGCGCAAAGCCTGTTGAAAAAAGTGGGGGGAGGCCGGGTGGCGGCGCTGGAAATCATGATTTGCAATTCAGCCATCCGCAACTTGATTCGCGAAGACAAGGTGGCGCAGATGTATTCTTCCATCCAGACAGGGCAGGCCAAGGGCATGCAGACGCTCGATCAGCATTTGACTCAGCTTGTCCATGATAACCTGATTGCCAAACACACCGCGCGGGACGTGGCGATTAATAAAACCTTATTCTAG
- a CDS encoding efflux RND transporter periplasmic adaptor subunit — MKLRFTLLIFCFMTLAGAVYFYFNPMEAEQPAVARVKPITVEVSRVKEKVFAEEFETLGSLASVDNIDISSELAGQITAIHFKPGTEVKKGTLLIQLDDTVLKSELATAKANLELSETNYKRTTELARRGLASEQAQDQVLADLKDKQNRVKVKEAQLAKLRLKAPFSGTLGSRKVSVGQYVNVGQPLVRLIANQQLRIEYSLPERFLTRLKLGQQVRVFSEAFPKHSFKGVVNYIAPAIDKETRTLAVEALIDNDRQLLSAGLFVRVSHQLGQEKKRLFVPEESLIPTINGQRVFVLREGRAVALRVQTGAHYKALTEINSGLNPDDVVIIRGQHKLKEGSRVVAVAHGAP, encoded by the coding sequence ATGAAACTCCGGTTCACACTTCTTATCTTCTGCTTCATGACCCTGGCAGGCGCCGTCTATTTCTATTTTAACCCGATGGAAGCCGAACAGCCTGCGGTCGCACGGGTTAAGCCCATTACCGTGGAAGTGTCCCGCGTTAAAGAAAAGGTGTTTGCTGAAGAATTTGAAACCCTGGGCTCCTTAGCCAGTGTTGACAACATCGACATCAGTTCTGAACTGGCCGGGCAGATTACCGCCATTCATTTCAAACCGGGCACGGAGGTTAAAAAAGGGACGCTGCTCATCCAACTCGATGATACGGTTCTTAAAAGCGAACTGGCGACTGCAAAAGCCAATCTTGAACTGAGCGAAACCAATTACAAACGAACCACCGAACTCGCCAGGCGCGGACTGGCCTCCGAACAAGCCCAGGATCAGGTTCTCGCTGACTTAAAAGACAAGCAAAACCGCGTCAAGGTGAAAGAGGCGCAATTGGCAAAACTCCGTTTGAAAGCACCCTTTTCAGGCACCCTCGGCTCCAGAAAAGTCAGTGTCGGCCAGTACGTGAATGTCGGACAACCCCTCGTGCGCCTCATTGCCAATCAACAGCTGCGTATTGAATACAGCCTGCCCGAACGGTTTTTAACCCGTTTGAAATTGGGGCAACAGGTGCGGGTTTTTTCGGAAGCCTTCCCTAAACACAGTTTTAAGGGAGTCGTTAACTACATTGCACCGGCCATTGACAAAGAAACTCGCACCCTTGCTGTCGAAGCCTTGATTGACAACGACAGGCAGCTCCTGTCAGCCGGCCTTTTCGTCCGTGTCAGCCATCAGTTAGGCCAGGAAAAAAAACGTCTTTTTGTCCCGGAAGAAAGCCTTATCCCCACCATCAACGGCCAACGCGTTTTTGTCCTTCGTGAAGGCCGGGCAGTCGCCCTTCGCGTGCAAACCGGGGCTCACTACAAGGCCCTCACCGAAATTAACAGCGGTTTAAACCCGGATGATGTCGTCATTATTCGCGGACAACACAAGCTTAAAGAAGGAAGCCGCGTGGTCGCTGTTGCCCATGGTGCCCCGTGA
- the rph gene encoding ribonuclease PH, translating to MRPSNREVNQLRPIKITRQYTQHAEGSVLVEFGQTRVLCTASVVEGVPRFLKGKNQGWITAEYGMLPRATHSRTEREASKGRQGGRTLEIQRLIGRSLRACMDLKVLGENTLTIDCDVLQADGGTRTAAITGACVAMKDAVDWMVAREKLRKMPAFHYIAAVSVGVYRGQAVLDLDYAEDVLAETDMNVVMNEAGEFIEIQGTAEDKSFSRQQLNDMLSLAEGGISQLIQLQKEAGLKA from the coding sequence ATGCGCCCCAGTAATCGCGAAGTCAATCAGTTACGCCCCATCAAAATTACCCGCCAATATACCCAACATGCCGAAGGCTCTGTGCTGGTGGAATTTGGCCAAACCCGCGTACTGTGCACCGCATCCGTCGTCGAGGGCGTGCCCCGTTTTTTAAAAGGTAAAAATCAGGGCTGGATTACTGCCGAATACGGCATGCTGCCCCGCGCAACCCACAGCCGTACCGAACGTGAAGCCAGTAAGGGCCGCCAGGGAGGACGCACCCTGGAAATTCAACGCCTGATTGGCCGCTCGTTAAGGGCCTGCATGGATTTAAAAGTACTTGGCGAAAACACCCTGACCATCGATTGTGATGTGCTCCAGGCCGATGGCGGCACGCGTACAGCAGCGATTACGGGAGCCTGCGTTGCCATGAAAGACGCGGTCGACTGGATGGTCGCCCGTGAGAAGCTGCGTAAAATGCCTGCCTTCCATTACATCGCAGCCGTCTCCGTGGGTGTCTACCGCGGCCAGGCCGTGCTCGATTTGGATTACGCGGAAGACGTACTGGCAGAGACCGACATGAACGTGGTGATGAATGAAGCCGGTGAATTCATTGAAATACAAGGCACCGCCGAAGATAAAAGTTTCTCCCGCCAGCAACTCAACGACATGCTGTCTCTGGCCGAAGGCGGGATTTCGCAATTAATTCAGCTTCAAAAGGAAGCCGGTCTTAAAGCCTGA
- the spoT gene encoding bifunctional GTP diphosphokinase/guanosine-3',5'-bis pyrophosphate 3'-pyrophosphohydrolase, with the protein MSYFKELDEELKCYLEQPYIEKCYQAYLVAEKAHQGQMRRSGEPYITHPVAAALILARMRLDYQTIMATLLHDVVEDTSISKDDLTQQFGEDVTALVDGVTKLTKIKFESRAEAQAENFRKMVLAMVKDIRVIIVKLADRFHNMHTLGAMPRLKRRRIAIETLEIYAPIANRLGMHALYTGLEDLGFQALYPMRYRAIKSAVEKSRGNRRELTQRIEHDLQKALQDLNIPYEHVFGRQKHLYSIYRKMKQKKASFTEITDVFAFRVITEDIDSCYRVLGALHRTYKPVPQRFKDYIGIPKANGYQSLHTTLFGPYGVPLEVQIRTRDMDKVAENGVAAHWIYKSSGLEINEAQLRAREWVQRLLEMQRSTGNSLEFIENVKIDLFPDEIYVFTPKGHIMELPKGATPVDFAYTVHSGVGNSCVAAKVNRRLVPLSIPLSNGQTVEIITAPGAHPNPAWLNFVVTGKARSNIRHFLKSQQHAESIVLGKRLLDQALNELGSALSKVPPESIQALLQDLNYKSADELYYAVGIGNQMPMVIAKRLVITQENPDLEKTTQGGPLAIKGTEGMVIHFADCCQPIPGDSIVGRFQQGRGIIVHASDCPQVNHVRSHPEQFISLRWDEQVQGEYWVDITVDVANQRGVLAALATAIAEAESNIGNINVDPRDGRHNAVTFSISVRDRTHLARVMRRLRANKVVMRLYRKKQGE; encoded by the coding sequence GTGAGCTACTTTAAGGAGCTGGATGAAGAGCTTAAATGCTATCTTGAGCAACCCTACATAGAAAAATGCTATCAAGCCTATCTGGTGGCTGAAAAAGCACACCAGGGCCAAATGCGTCGTTCTGGCGAGCCTTACATTACCCATCCGGTTGCGGCGGCCCTCATTCTTGCCCGAATGCGTCTTGATTATCAGACCATCATGGCCACCCTGCTGCATGACGTCGTTGAAGACACGTCCATCAGCAAAGACGATTTAACCCAGCAATTTGGAGAAGACGTCACCGCACTGGTCGATGGCGTGACCAAATTGACCAAGATCAAATTTGAATCCCGGGCGGAGGCTCAGGCAGAAAACTTCCGTAAAATGGTGCTTGCCATGGTGAAGGACATCCGCGTCATCATCGTCAAACTGGCCGACCGTTTCCATAACATGCACACGTTAGGCGCCATGCCGCGCTTAAAACGACGCCGCATCGCCATTGAAACCCTGGAAATCTATGCCCCGATTGCCAACCGCCTGGGGATGCATGCGCTGTATACTGGCCTTGAAGATTTGGGGTTTCAGGCGTTGTATCCCATGCGCTACCGCGCCATCAAGTCTGCGGTGGAAAAATCACGCGGTAACCGCCGCGAATTGACCCAGCGCATCGAACACGATTTGCAGAAAGCCCTGCAGGATTTGAATATTCCTTATGAGCATGTGTTTGGCCGCCAGAAGCACTTGTACAGCATTTACCGAAAAATGAAACAGAAAAAGGCGTCGTTTACCGAAATCACCGATGTGTTTGCTTTCCGGGTGATTACAGAAGACATTGACTCCTGCTATCGGGTGCTCGGTGCGTTGCACCGCACTTACAAACCCGTGCCTCAACGGTTTAAAGATTACATCGGCATTCCCAAGGCCAACGGTTATCAATCCCTGCACACGACGCTTTTTGGCCCCTATGGCGTTCCTCTGGAAGTGCAGATTCGTACCCGCGACATGGATAAAGTGGCCGAAAACGGGGTTGCGGCACACTGGATTTACAAATCCTCCGGGCTTGAAATCAACGAAGCCCAGTTACGGGCGCGGGAATGGGTGCAGCGTTTGCTGGAGATGCAGCGCAGCACGGGGAATTCCCTGGAATTCATCGAAAACGTTAAAATTGATTTGTTTCCGGATGAAATTTATGTCTTTACGCCCAAAGGCCATATCATGGAATTGCCCAAAGGGGCGACACCGGTCGATTTTGCCTACACCGTTCATTCCGGAGTGGGTAACAGCTGCGTGGCGGCCAAAGTTAACCGCCGATTGGTGCCGTTGAGCATCCCACTGTCCAATGGTCAAACGGTAGAGATTATCACCGCCCCGGGCGCGCATCCCAACCCAGCCTGGTTAAATTTTGTTGTAACCGGCAAAGCACGCAGTAATATTCGTCATTTTCTGAAAAGCCAGCAGCATGCGGAATCCATTGTCCTGGGTAAACGATTGCTGGATCAGGCATTGAACGAACTGGGCAGTGCGTTATCCAAGGTACCGCCTGAATCCATTCAGGCTTTATTGCAGGATCTCAATTACAAATCAGCCGATGAGCTGTATTACGCGGTGGGCATCGGCAATCAAATGCCCATGGTCATTGCCAAACGCTTAGTCATTACTCAGGAAAACCCTGACCTTGAAAAAACCACCCAGGGCGGACCGTTAGCCATTAAAGGCACCGAGGGGATGGTGATTCATTTCGCCGATTGCTGCCAGCCCATTCCCGGCGACAGTATTGTTGGACGTTTCCAGCAGGGTCGGGGTATCATTGTTCATGCCAGTGATTGCCCGCAGGTCAATCATGTCCGAAGCCATCCTGAGCAATTCATTTCCTTGCGCTGGGATGAGCAGGTGCAGGGCGAGTATTGGGTCGATATCACGGTGGATGTGGCTAACCAGCGCGGTGTACTCGCGGCCTTGGCCACGGCCATTGCGGAGGCGGAGTCCAACATTGGCAACATTAATGTCGACCCAAGGGATGGCCGGCATAATGCGGTCACGTTTTCCATCAGTGTCCGTGATCGAACCCATTTAGCCAGAGTCATGCGGCGCCTGCGGGCCAATAAAGTGGTCATGCGCCTTTACCGTAAGAAACAGGGGGAATAA
- a CDS encoding YicC/YloC family endoribonuclease gives MTQSMTAFARAQAQVEATTLCWEIRSVNHRYQEISFRLPEIFRFLENDLRHVLRQQCSRGKFECQLKLTESDTQAQSIAINQALLDSLLAVGNQLAAQKHLANDLTLASLLNWPGVVQVAQPDAENLATQVKQLFQQAVTALTTARMAEGQALEHYLQLRVKKMQDEVDKARMAVSVSLDDARDKLLTRLHALQLDVDHGRVEQEIALLLTRMDVSEELDRLTTHLLEVARVLGNTEASGRRLDFLMQELNREANTLGSKSDSIALTQCAIEMKVLIEQMREQIQNIE, from the coding sequence ATGACTCAAAGCATGACTGCCTTTGCTCGAGCTCAGGCTCAGGTCGAGGCGACAACACTGTGTTGGGAAATTCGTTCGGTGAATCATCGCTACCAGGAAATTTCGTTCAGACTGCCTGAGATTTTTCGTTTCCTTGAAAATGATCTGCGCCATGTGCTGCGCCAGCAGTGCAGCCGCGGTAAATTCGAATGCCAGCTCAAATTGACGGAGAGTGACACGCAGGCGCAGTCGATTGCCATTAATCAGGCCTTGCTGGACTCGCTGCTGGCCGTGGGCAATCAACTCGCTGCTCAAAAACACCTGGCCAATGATTTAACCCTGGCGTCGCTGTTGAATTGGCCTGGCGTCGTGCAGGTGGCTCAACCGGATGCAGAGAATCTGGCCACTCAGGTCAAACAATTATTTCAGCAGGCGGTCACGGCACTCACAACCGCCCGAATGGCGGAGGGGCAGGCTTTGGAGCATTACCTGCAGTTGCGGGTTAAAAAAATGCAGGACGAAGTTGATAAGGCACGCATGGCTGTCAGCGTGTCGCTGGATGATGCCCGCGACAAATTATTAACCCGGCTGCATGCGCTGCAGCTTGATGTTGATCACGGCCGTGTCGAGCAGGAAATTGCCCTCCTGCTGACGCGCATGGATGTCAGTGAAGAACTTGACCGCTTAACCACGCATCTGCTGGAAGTTGCGCGCGTATTGGGTAATACTGAAGCATCGGGTCGACGACTTGATTTCCTGATGCAGGAATTAAATCGAGAAGCCAATACGCTGGGTTCGAAATCGGATTCCATCGCATTAACCCAGTGTGCGATTGAAATGAAGGTATTGATTGAACAAATGCGAGAGCAAATTCAAAACATAGAGTAA
- a CDS encoding DUF2845 domain-containing protein has product MKPALTTIGLLLFSFQGFAAQSIYCPQKAGYINVGMSEDQVRAACGEPLSKQESNNPIMQKVQVQQLFFNNQGSSTAFYGVWSLPVGTNSGAQLQVDVVDNKVYGVKLNGSDTNAFSICGGTSIQVGDPVGRVYGSCGNPSLVNNTYINQPVATAQKPQIWIYQPGQYQPPITLTFVDGKLQSID; this is encoded by the coding sequence ATGAAACCTGCACTAACGACCATTGGATTACTGCTGTTTTCATTCCAGGGCTTTGCTGCTCAATCGATTTATTGCCCTCAGAAAGCCGGCTACATCAATGTCGGCATGTCCGAGGATCAGGTGAGGGCTGCCTGCGGCGAACCGTTAAGCAAACAGGAATCCAATAATCCCATCATGCAGAAAGTGCAGGTTCAGCAATTGTTTTTTAACAATCAGGGTTCCAGCACCGCCTTTTATGGCGTCTGGTCATTGCCCGTTGGAACAAACAGCGGCGCCCAATTGCAGGTCGATGTGGTCGACAATAAAGTGTACGGTGTGAAATTAAACGGCTCCGACACCAATGCGTTTTCCATCTGCGGCGGGACCAGCATTCAGGTCGGCGATCCCGTGGGAAGGGTCTATGGTTCCTGCGGCAATCCCTCTTTAGTCAACAATACCTACATCAATCAACCCGTTGCCACGGCCCAAAAACCACAGATATGGATTTATCAGCCCGGCCAATATCAACCGCCCATTACCTTGACATTTGTGGATGGCAAATTACAATCCATCGATTAA
- the proC gene encoding pyrroline-5-carboxylate reductase produces MNIAFIGYGNMARALIQGFEKDKTLMFRAASPSLEPGQIGSLSCYRDNKAAIAGTDILFLTVKPAKMADVLREIGPFIPPKAVVISVAAGVSLSFIQSFCNKEQAIIRCMPNLPHAVRLGATPLAANEALTDEQKQQVATLFQSAGIYTWVNETQLNAFTAVSGSGPAYVFLLIEALVAAATKLGIEEAQATDFVSQTVQGAAVLLKESGLSAKALREKVTSPAGTTAAALDVLQAKGFVPLIDSAVTAAFNRANALGSIDTA; encoded by the coding sequence ATGAACATTGCTTTTATTGGCTACGGGAACATGGCACGGGCTTTAATTCAGGGTTTTGAAAAAGACAAAACCCTGATGTTCCGGGCCGCCTCTCCCTCGCTTGAACCCGGTCAAATCGGTTCACTGTCATGCTACCGCGACAACAAGGCTGCAATAGCCGGCACAGATATCCTGTTTCTGACGGTGAAACCGGCCAAAATGGCCGACGTGCTCCGCGAAATTGGCCCTTTCATTCCGCCAAAGGCGGTCGTTATTTCCGTGGCAGCGGGCGTAAGTCTTTCGTTTATCCAATCGTTTTGCAACAAAGAACAGGCCATCATCCGCTGCATGCCCAATTTACCGCATGCCGTGAGGCTTGGGGCGACACCGCTGGCAGCGAATGAAGCCTTAACCGACGAACAAAAACAGCAGGTCGCTACGCTTTTTCAGAGTGCAGGAATTTATACCTGGGTTAATGAAACGCAGCTTAATGCCTTTACGGCAGTCTCAGGCAGCGGACCGGCCTATGTCTTTTTATTGATTGAAGCCCTGGTTGCTGCGGCCACCAAACTTGGGATAGAGGAGGCGCAGGCGACTGATTTTGTCTCTCAAACCGTTCAGGGCGCCGCCGTCCTGCTTAAAGAAAGCGGGCTGTCGGCAAAGGCGCTGCGAGAAAAAGTCACCTCGCCTGCCGGCACCACGGCAGCGGCCCTTGATGTCCTGCAGGCGAAAGGATTTGTCCCGTTGATTGATTCAGCCGTCACTGCGGCATTTAATCGCGCAAACGCATTGGGTTCTATTGACACTGCCTGA
- the gmk gene encoding guanylate kinase, producing the protein MANLLLGNIFIVAAPSGGGKTSLVKHLISSLEDIEVSISHTTRAKRPGEKEGVDYFFVDEKRFLEMVNDNDFVEHAQVFNHYYGTSVAQINARLSAGIDVVLDIDWQGAQQIRRIFPQAISIFVVPPSLDVLKQRLQERKQDKEDVIADRMHRAQDELSHFSEFDYLIVNDEFEKAASDLQAIVKANRLTLQRQSAKVGKLLSFLLS; encoded by the coding sequence ATGGCCAATTTATTGCTGGGAAATATTTTCATCGTCGCCGCTCCTTCGGGTGGCGGCAAAACCAGTCTAGTCAAACACCTGATTAGCTCCCTGGAAGACATCGAAGTATCCATCTCGCACACGACGCGAGCCAAGCGCCCGGGTGAAAAGGAAGGTGTGGATTATTTCTTTGTGGATGAAAAGCGTTTCCTCGAGATGGTCAATGACAACGATTTTGTTGAGCACGCGCAGGTCTTTAACCATTATTACGGGACATCGGTGGCGCAAATCAATGCTCGTTTGAGCGCCGGCATCGATGTGGTTCTCGATATCGACTGGCAGGGGGCGCAGCAAATCCGCCGCATTTTCCCGCAGGCCATCAGCATTTTCGTGGTTCCACCGTCCCTTGATGTGTTGAAACAGCGCCTGCAGGAACGAAAGCAGGACAAGGAAGACGTTATCGCGGATCGCATGCACAGAGCCCAGGATGAGTTAAGTCATTTCTCCGAATTTGATTACCTGATTGTCAATGATGAATTCGAAAAGGCGGCCTCGGATCTCCAGGCCATAGTCAAAGCCAATCGTCTGACTTTGCAGCGCCAGTCGGCTAAAGTAGGAAAATTACTTTCTTTCCTGCTCTCATAG